The DNA window GCCGTGAGGCCGGAGATCTGGCCGGTAATGAAGAGAATCCCGACGAAGAGGGCGGCCAGCACGCGAATGACTCGGTCGAAAAAGCCCATATTTTTGGTCATAACATACCTCGGATTAAGCGAAAAAGAAGGAGGAAAAGGTATCATCCAGTATCGGAAGCGTCGGGCAGTGCGTCTGTAGGGGATTTCTCTATGAGAGGTCACAGAAAAGGAGCGTTCCCCTGTACGTCGTTCGTCCACCGTGTTGTCAGACAGAATCGTCCCGGATGCCGGAGTCTGTTTCCAGTTCGTCAAAACTTCCTCCGATACCTCGTTGACATTAACCGAGGTGGCGCGTATTGTTAGAGACCGAAGACAAAATATTATCAGCACTACATTCATCCAGAAGGGTGGAGGGAGCAGGCCCTGTGAAGCCCTGGCAACCGTCTCGGTTCACCAACGACATTGGTGGGTCGAGAAAATGGTGCCCCGTCCTGCCCCGATGCATCGGTTTTCGATTGCTCGTTCCTCGCGAACGAGGTCGTCGTCGATGCCGCGTCGGGGGAAGATGAGTGGGATCTTCGACCCTATGGTTGTGGTTCCCCCATCCGCTTCCCCTCGCGGTTGGGGTTTTTTTATTCCCCGCCGCGATTGGTGCGTTCGCTCTTCTGGATGGTTTCTCCCTTCATTACCATCCCGAGCGTGCCATGAGCAGCGAAAACGGACAACCGGACGATCAACAGTCGCCCCGCTACGAGACCCTTCAGCTCCATGCGGGCCAGGAGCCGGACCCGGCGACGAATTCCCGGGCCGTGCCCATTTACGCCACCACCTCCTACACCTTCGACGATGCGGACCACGGGGCCGATCTCTTTGCCCTGAAGGAGTTCGGCAACATCTACACCCGCATCATGAATCCGACGAACGACGTCTTCGAGAAGCGGGTGGCAGCGCTCGAAGGCGGCGTGGCGGCCGTCTCAACGGCCAGTGGGCAGTCGGCCCAGTTCCTTGCCCTCAACACGCTCTGTGAGCACGGCGACAACATCGTCTCCACGAGCTATCTCTACGGCGGCACCTACAACCAGTTTAAGAACTCCTTCCCCCGCCGGGGGCTCGACGTTCACATTGCCGACGGGGATGATCCGAACTCGATCGAGAGTCTAATCGACGAAAATACGAAGGCGGTCTACCTGGAAACGATCGGCAATCCGCGCTTCAATATTCCCGACTTCGAGCGGATCGCCGACATCGCGCACGACCACGGGGTGCCCCTCGTGGTGGACAACACGTTCGGGGCCGCGGGCTTCCTGTGCAAGCCCATCGAGCACGGCGCCGACATCGTGACGGCCAGCGCGACGAAGTGGATCGGTGGCCACGGCACCACCATCGGCGGCGTCATCGTGGATGCCGGCACCTTTCCGTGGGACAACGGTCGCTTCCCGGAGTTTACGGAGCCGAATCCGAACTACCACGGCCTCAAGTTCTGGGAGACGTTTGGCCCGGACGGTGTGCTCGACACGAACGTGGCCTTTGCCATGCGCGCCCGTGTAGAGGGCCTGCGCGACTTTGGCCCGTCTCAGAATCCATTTGGCTCGTTCCTGCTGCTGCAGGGACTGGAGACGCTCTCCTTGCGCGTGCAGCGGAGCTGCGACAATGCGCTCGAGCTGGCGAAGTGGCTTCAGAAGCGAGACGAGGTGTCGTGGGTGAGCTATCCCGGACTCGAAGACCATCCGTACCACGAGCGTGCCAACGAATACCTGGAGAACGGCTACGGGGCAGTGCTGGCCTTCGGCGTCGAGGGCGGTACGGAGGGCGGACAGGCCTTCGTCGAGAACGTGGAGCTGGCCAGTCATCTCGCCAACGTGGGGGACGCGAAGACCCTCGTCATTCATCCGGCTTCCACGACTCATCAGCAACTGACGGAGGAGGAGCAGAAGGCCTCTGGCGTTGAGCCGGACATGGTGCGCGTCTCGGTGGGCATTGAGCACATCGATGACATCAAGGCCGACTTCGATCAGGCATTTGCGTCGCTTCCGTCGACTGCTGCCGCGTAGCGAGTATTCCGTATTGCGTATTTTATCTGGCTTGGAGCTCTAGATACGCAATACGGGATACGCAATACGTGGGCCTGTTTCTGATCATCGACTATTTCTACTCCTTCCGAACTCGCCTCTCCTGCTCCAATGCCTCAAACCCTCACCCTCCCCCAGTTTACGTTTGAGGACGGGACGACGCTGCGGGACGTACCGGTGGCCTACCAGACCTGGGGCACCCTCAACGCGGCGGGCGACAATGCCGTGCTGGTGTGTCATGCCCTCACCGGGGATCCGGACGTGTCCGACTGGTGGGGGGCGCTTCTTGGACGGGATCGGGCCCTCGATCCCACAGAGGA is part of the Salinibacter sp. 10B genome and encodes:
- a CDS encoding O-acetylhomoserine aminocarboxypropyltransferase/cysteine synthase, yielding MSSENGQPDDQQSPRYETLQLHAGQEPDPATNSRAVPIYATTSYTFDDADHGADLFALKEFGNIYTRIMNPTNDVFEKRVAALEGGVAAVSTASGQSAQFLALNTLCEHGDNIVSTSYLYGGTYNQFKNSFPRRGLDVHIADGDDPNSIESLIDENTKAVYLETIGNPRFNIPDFERIADIAHDHGVPLVVDNTFGAAGFLCKPIEHGADIVTASATKWIGGHGTTIGGVIVDAGTFPWDNGRFPEFTEPNPNYHGLKFWETFGPDGVLDTNVAFAMRARVEGLRDFGPSQNPFGSFLLLQGLETLSLRVQRSCDNALELAKWLQKRDEVSWVSYPGLEDHPYHERANEYLENGYGAVLAFGVEGGTEGGQAFVENVELASHLANVGDAKTLVIHPASTTHQQLTEEEQKASGVEPDMVRVSVGIEHIDDIKADFDQAFASLPSTAAA